A single Oncorhynchus kisutch isolate 150728-3 linkage group LG19, Okis_V2, whole genome shotgun sequence DNA region contains:
- the ndufb2 gene encoding NADH dehydrogenase [ubiquinone] 1 beta subcomplex subunit 2, mitochondrial, which translates to MSSLGRAMGVLRAGMQLLTRGPQKIVTRKAGGGPHIEAQYRQFPQLTKSQTFQAELLSSAMWFWILWHCWHDPDAVMGHFPWPDASAWTDEELGIPADDEE; encoded by the exons ATGTCTTCTTTAGGAAGGGCCATGGGTGTCCTTAGGGCCGGGATGCAGCTTCTTACACGTGGACCTCAGAAAATAGTAACCCGAAA AGCTGGTGGTGGACCACACATAGAGGCCCAGTACAGGCAATTCCCACAACTCACCAAGAGCCAGACGTTCCAAGCTGAGCTCCTCAGCAGTGCCATGTGGTTCTGGATCCTGTGGCACTGCTGGCATGACCCAGATGCAGTGATG GGTCACTTCCCATGGCCTGATGCATCCGCATGGACAGACGAGGAACTGGGGATCCCAGCTGACGATGAGGAATGA